The window AGATTTCAAATGAATCAATTTAGCAAGTTCATTTCAATAATGATACAGCAGGTAAATTAAAAGGCATATTGTATGTACGTTTGTGAGTAACATTTACTTCATTACTTGTCATTTCCCacatttaaatgttttcatatAACTTGTAATTTAAAactagttgattttttttaattcgaaaAACTGTCATTGTTACGTTTTAATACGTGAAACACGTTTCTTCTTTGTCCCGGGTTTCATTTCTTTCACGTTATTAGTCCAAAGAAAAAAGGGTcgttataataaaatttttgtgctaaattatttttgttctgGAATACAACCATAATTGATACTGGGATCAATGTGAAGATTGAAACAAAAACTATGAAGGTTTACAAGTAAGAACTCTAACTTAATATTCTTTACGGAATTCCTAGCCCTAGCAAACAATTcgtaaaattactttttatgtacattttctCTGTAAGAACTTTTAATACGAAATTCCcgttttgtattatttttaatgttctcTTTGTTTGCTTTTTGTCATGTAACCAAATCGATCACGCTACCGGATGCTTGGTCAAAGCGCTGCCTATGTGGAACCAAGGATTGAGAGTACTATATACTGAaccaattataatattttttgtacaaaaattgtacaattttaaaCATTCATACTGATTGTACTTATTATTAAAGAAAGCACAATTTGGATTCGATCTGGAGCTTGACTATGCAACGACATATTTAATACAATGAATAACTGGATGATCAGTTATGATGAATATATTGATGCAAATTTTCCCAATGAAATGAGATGGAGATGACTTACCGCTATCCGGTACTTTTAGTACTATGATTTTAGAAGATGGTAGTTGATGATTGGGTTAAAAGAAATGAAGTACTTTTTgtagtaaattaaaattttaaaatgttacactTAAAATTATGATGAATATCATGcccatttatatataattatcataatgTGATCATGGTAAAGATTAATTAGTTTAGAGATAGTTTAATCATAAATGTTCATTCATGAAAACATAACCTGTAAGTGTGCATAAAATATCGATGAAAACAGTTTGTATATTGTAATCTGTtgtgaaatgttaaaatatatgtacagagataaatgttaacaaatttattatgaagtaataatgaaacattttataaataaatgcttTCAAGGACCTGGACAcgatttgatttagaattttaatatttattaaacaatcACTGGCGACAATTTAAGATTTGCTATTGACATTGacgattatacatgtaattaatacaCAGGTTCCAAGTTTCCCAATTGAGAACTtcattgacagccttaactggaCTCTAAAGTATATGCCAGAGCTTGCATGTATTTGGATAACATGTTGTATAATTTAGGggaaattgaattatcatataCCTTATTATCGGCTAATAGaacgatagcaagtttattgtctcCCCGTGACAGTAACCATTTTTCAAGGCGAAGCCTAGGGAAAAAGTTGCTgtcgcggggggggggggggggggggggttaacttGCTATTTTCCAATTAGTCAGACAATAAATACtcaaattgaaaataacaaCATATTAAGTATCTAgacttacattaaaaaaataaaaaaatgtttatatggtgtaattattttttatttatcatacaTGCATAAGATATATATACCACATATTTTTCATATGAGAAAGTGAAcgttaaatgatgtatactatacatgtacacgtattaGGTTAAGTGGCTGTTAATAACTATTAActaatttaaataatatagtTTTTGTCCGAATTTGGGCTCCAATTTGTAATCAGACCTATATTCCTTTTAATGTGGCCTCGCCATGAAACGGATTAGTGAATTTTTATGGTTTTTCTTTTCTGACCATTTGAACAATGCTTTTATTAAGAAGGATGGATGGTCAAAAAATAAACCATAAGAACGgcctaaaatttttaaaatatgatttgtttagctgTTTACTATTGGTAAATgtagaaaaaatccatatattttacttcttgaatttgggtatttttatatatttgtatacataCACAGAATgaacctctgccattcagtcaactgaatgataactgaatggtctggaaaggtgactgaatggcatagctatgccattcagccacatttcagttacctttcagtcacaTTCCGGttaactgaatggcagagattcatcctgtgataTCTCTTTTCCTacaggagatcaatacagttcTAAAATGGCCATAATCCTAGTGATACCCTTAAATTAATTGAAACTTCCATCTAAGAAACGGGATATTTCTTCAGATATTTCTTCAACTGCTGTTATTTTTGGCATAGattatcaaaactaaaaattttaataatatgcacatctctgatttATATACAAAAGATCTCTTAAGCAAATATTTCCCATTGATCATCCTGAAACCTGTAGTAGGAGTAACCAATACAAAAGGAATActcttttggcagccgcccgcttGCCCGACCGCCATTTTCAATTTCCGAAATTTTCTTTCGGAAAGCCCGGCTAATAATGAGGAAAAaccattaatgtttaaaatatacatgtatatcagtgaAAGTAGGGATAACTCGAGATATTGTCGTTTATCAATGTATAACTGACACCGGAGGTTCGCCAAGTGGTGATTTTACAGCAAGAATAACAACTttccaaaacattttttcaCGAGAACCGCCTTCATGCCAAGTTACAATGGGCTGGTTTTTCATCGTACGATGCAAAGaagaaatcatgtttttactactaatgtttttatacaaaacaaataCTACTGCCGAATTTCCCCATTGTCTCAGTCTTTCTTCCACCAAATTTTCTTGCCAAAGACACCATTCGTTTTTCGCAAAATTGTTAGACAATATCACAAGGATCTTTTTGCTTTCCTTAAATGCGGATTCAATTTCACCACATCGGTCCGCTCCCACATCAAACTCTCTATCTGGTATACATAACAGTAAACCCTCTGATTCCAAATTAGGCACAAGTGTTCGAATGACCCATTTTTCATCCTCTTCACAGTATACAACATACGCATCATACCTGAAATCTTGTTCATTTATTAGTTTGACATATCCCTTTTTTTTCAAACGAAAatagtatatataatttttaattgtcgGCAACTGCACAGAGATGAAGATTGTCATAAAAACAATCAGCAATGATATAGAAGAGGCTGCAGCAATTACTACTATCCATGGATTTTTTGGAGTGCAGTCCTCCTCTGTCAGATTAAGGGATATCATTAGCTGTCGAAGCATACTAGCAGGTGTCTGGCATGTATACATCCCCGGAAACAACAAAAGAGTAACGTTGGTTTTAAGACACCAATTTTTAAACCATATCATATCACATCCACAATCGAATGGGTTATAAGCGAGATTTAGAGTTTTTaagttattcaaaatatttgttggCACAGATGTTCTATTAAATATCGCAATTTTATTAAGACCAATATCCAAATGAGTTAATTCTGAAAggttttgaaaaacattttctttccaTCCTATTAGTTTGTTTTGACTCAGTGAGATTCGCTTTAAAGTCCTTGTCGATCTGAATGCATCCTCGTAAATTGTATCCATTCTGTTATCCGCCAGAGATAGTTCAACTAATTTAGTCAAAGGTTTAAGAATTTCTTGACTATAGGGTCCTGttggaaaatgatttttacGAAGATCCAAAGTTCTTAAATTGGGACAAGacttgaatatatattttggtGAATATTTTGAGATATTCCCAAAGTCGAAATCGTTGTAATAAAACTTCAAGGTAACTAGGCTAGAACTGTTAAACGCATATTTAGCAATTGATTTCAAGCTTGGTACATGTCCAATTTTTAGCTCTTTTAAGGATCGTAATGAGCTAAAAATGTTATCCTCAAGACTTTTAATATCAGTGTAGCTTAAATCTAATGTTTCTAAAGAAGGGAGACAAAGAAAACTGTTTAAGgaaatgtatgtaatttttgtgtGTGCTAAAGTAAGATACTTTAAATACGGATTTACGCCTTTGTTTGCCTCATTACAAAATGAAGGTACATGTCTAAAATAGTTATTTCGCAAATCAAGATTTTCCAGGTCTGGGAGACAATAAAATTTATGATCGCGAAGAGAAGTGATACTTGTGTTTTGAAGAaacaatgattttaatttcGGAGTAAAGCTGGTTTTGTTTTGTCCACAGAAGGTCGGAAGGTTTGTGAAAGGgttgttttttaaatctaaaattttaagagCTGGCAAACAATCAAAAGAATTGTCCTGAAGGGTTGTAATTGAcgtaaattgaaaatgaaactcTTTAAGATAGGGCATAGTGCTATAGCCGTTTGAATTGCAGAAGTAAGGaacatttgttattttatttctgTCAAGTTCAAGATACCTGAGATTGGTCAAACATTGGAAATGTTTATGTGAAATATTTCCACGAATACCTGTATTTCCGATATGCAATTCATTCAAGTGATTTGAAATATGTTGAGAGTTGTGACAAAAAGCTGGAAATAATCCTATATCTGTGCCTGTAAGGTCAACAACTATCAAGTTTGGAAAACAAGTGAAGAAATTTTTTGGAAGATTTTTTATCTTGGTTGAACGCAGGAGAAGATTTTGTAGTTTTGAAAACAAAGGGATATAATTTTCTAGACACAACTTTGTCAAATTTCTAAATCCAGACGATGATAAATCTAACGTTGTCAAAAGAAGTCCTTTAATAACATCGCCTTGAAAATGTTTCATCGGATTGCTTGCTAGTACCAACTTAGAGAGATTTGTgggttttaaatatttgaacagATCTGGTAGAGAGAAGTGTAAATTGTTAGAAGTCACATCCAGAGTCTGTAAGGTCGGCGATATGTTTTTAAATGCGTCTCGTAAAACATAAGTAGGAAGTTCAATGTTATTTGATATCTCTAATGATGTGAGACGTCGAAAAGATTGAAATAGACCCTTTTCCATAAATGTTATATTCATATTCTGAAACTGTAAAACTTTCAGATGTAGGCGAGTTAAGTTCAATAACTCGTCTCGTAAAATGTTTGGACGTTTAAAATTTAGGAACGTCACATTAGTAATATAGCTTGGTAGACTAGGAAAATAGGGTAACTGTGTGTGGCCTCTCTCTGGCTTACATCTGGCAAATCGACCTTTGTCATCACAAACGCAGGTATTATGGCCACATGAAGTATACACCATAGTGGCAGTTTTTAGTACCGCAAATCCAACAAGGACCATACTTAGAAAAGTGTTTGTCTTCATTGTTGTTGACAACCCTCTACAAACtagaattaataaaaatgggattaatattttatcattgtaAAAAATCTGTGAAAAAAGGCTTGGTATATATCCCAGAAAAATTCACTATATTTGACTCCACCTGCGCCaatggaacccattctcctagcaatAATAAGCAGCCACCGCGTTACCCACCCGGCCATCtaggcaggcacgtagcatcaggggggcctgccccccccccccccccacctttttctcgcagcaacaaattttttaaaatttacatataacaaattgaattatcatggagttgccccccccccccccccccacacacacacttttttgggagtatgtaaaaaattgatatgaaaataaggaaatgaggagtgaaattgaagttatatactacgcccccccccccccccccccccgggattaggattttgaagattttgggaaactttaaattcccccccccccccttttttttttttgcttgtcaagaaccccacccccccggattaggattttgaagattttgggaaaatttaaatttccactttttttttttttgcttgtcaagattttttggattagtctggccccccactttcaaaaacgatgctacgtgcctgctagGCAAGATAAAAAATCGTAGTTTTGATGACGAACGGAATCTAGCGCGCTGGTTGTTTACTACATGGTCGTTTGAAATATatagttaaacgacaatttgaaaGGATATACGATACGCATTACGGAGATAAATACGTATGATAAGCACACACATTGCAATAACCCTCAAATTGGCATATAGAATtacttaagaaataaattacgagttttcgtgaatgttgcagaataacctccgaggtcgagaaatgttgttttgaaatataaaagccgaggcgttagccgaggcttttatatttcaaacaacttttcgagaccgaggaggttatcctgcaacattcatgaaaacaagaactttatttctattctactaacagcccagtatttctacagatcgtttctcctatagagagacgatctaggtcattttgacggctgttccgtgtaaccccaacggttttgttagtaatgtttacatgtgtatcgatcaaaggaatcacatgcagacgacatacttttttcttaggattttaatactcttcacttatttataaaatatctttgaatcacattcctaatattttaaagacaatttaatacgattattactacaacacgttatatattttatgtaaaaacac is drawn from Crassostrea angulata isolate pt1a10 chromosome 5, ASM2561291v2, whole genome shotgun sequence and contains these coding sequences:
- the LOC128184148 gene encoding toll-like receptor 13; the encoded protein is MKTNTFLSMVLVGFAVLKTATMVYTSCGHNTCVCDDKGRFARCKPERGHTQLPYFPSLPSYITNVTFLNFKRPNILRDELLNLTRLHLKVLQFQNMNITFMEKGLFQSFRRLTSLEISNNIELPTYVLRDAFKNISPTLQTLDVTSNNLHFSLPDLFKYLKPTNLSKLVLASNPMKHFQGDVIKGLLLTTLDLSSSGFRNLTKLCLENYIPLFSKLQNLLLRSTKIKNLPKNFFTCFPNLIVVDLTGTDIGLFPAFCHNSQHISNHLNELHIGNTGIRGNISHKHFQCLTNLRYLELDRNKITNVPYFCNSNGYSTMPYLKEFHFQFTSITTLQDNSFDCLPALKILDLKNNPFTNLPTFCGQNKTSFTPKLKSLFLQNTSITSLRDHKFYCLPDLENLDLRNNYFRHVPSFCNEANKGVNPYLKYLTLAHTKITYISLNSFLCLPSLETLDLSYTDIKSLEDNIFSSLRSLKELKIGHVPSLKSIAKYAFNSSSLVTLKFYYNDFDFGNISKYSPKYIFKSCPNLRTLDLRKNHFPTGPYSQEILKPLTKLVELSLADNRMDTIYEDAFRSTRTLKRISLSQNKLIGWKENVFQNLSELTHLDIGLNKIAIFNRTSVPTNILNNLKTLNLAYNPFDCGCDMIWFKNWCLKTNVTLLLFPGMYTCQTPASMLRQLMISLNLTEEDCTPKNPWIVVIAAASSISLLIVFMTIFISVQLPTIKNYIYYFRLKKKGYVKLINEQDFRYDAYVVYCEEDEKWVIRTLVPNLESEGLLLCIPDREFDVGADRCGEIESAFKESKKILVILSNNFAKNEWCLWQENLVEERLRQWGNSAVVFVLYKNISSKNMISSLHRTMKNQPIVTWHEGGSREKMFWKVVILAVKSPLGEPPVSVIH